In the Triticum aestivum cultivar Chinese Spring chromosome 2B, IWGSC CS RefSeq v2.1, whole genome shotgun sequence genome, ATAAATAAACATAATGTTTATTGAAGACTATTCACATTTCCTTTCTTTATAGCAATGTTTAATCTTCTGAAAAACATTTTCAATCATAATCAAATCACTGAAAATTCCAGTACACCATGTTTTAAATGAAAATTACAAACTGTTTGGAAGTAAAACTCGAAACATAAAAGGAGAGGCCCGAGTAGGTACCAATTGTGAATGTTTGACCTTCAACCATTCGACCAGAGTTTTCATTTGCTACAAAAAAGGGTTTCATTAGTCCACTGTGTGCTTCAAACGTCAACTTATTAGTCCAACACAATTCAGGTATACTATTAAAAGTTTAAAACAGTTCGTCCAAGAAAGAATGGGAGATAGTAAACCCATAGCTCTGTATAAATCCTTGGCAACAACTACATGAGACGACATTACCCCTGTCCTTTGAAACTCAGCAACCTGTTCCTATATTCCCGGCAATAATTTGTTATGACAACCAATGCAAATTGGCATACTGAACACGTAACTGTGTTGCTTCATATCAGCCTAAGTATTCTCTGTTAGGAATAGCAACTTATCATTATCAGGAGGCAAAACGCCatcatatatacatgtacaggggAGGCCAAAGGCCAGAATGCAAAAGGCCAAAAGCCAACAtaaatataactctaacaccccccccccccccccccccccccccccgcaaactcatggtggatccacagcactgagtttggagagataaaatccatgttgcgctctagtctgggccttcgtgaagaagtccgccAGCTGTAACttggaaggcacatactgaagagcgaTAACATGGTCCTGCACACCAGCGCGCAcaaagaaagcatcaacaccaatatgcttggtaagctcatgcttcactgggtcccgcgcaatactgatagcacctgtactgtctgaCAAGAGTGTAGTAGGTGCAGTAACAGTAACACCAAAATCCTCGAGTAACcagcgtaaccaagtcacctctgctgtgagaagagccatagctcgcaactcagcctctgcactcgaacgggaaactgcagtctgtttcttcgtcttccaggcaatgagagaaccaccaagaaagacacagtaagcagaaagtgaacggcgatccgaaggatcactagcccaggtagcatctgAATAGGCCTGGAGCTGTAACGAGCTGGAACGAGGAAAgaagagacggtgagagatcgtgccacgaagatatcgtagaacacgaagaaggtgactatagtgaaccgaagtgggagaagaaacaaactgactcaggatatggacaggataggagatatccggacgagtgacagcgagatagacaagactcccaacaagatgacgataacgagtCGGATCGGACAAGGGCTCACCATCAGTAGCACGAAGGTGAACAttaagctccataggagtctcaacagtgcgctcatcactaagagccgcacgagcaagaagatcctggatatacttttcttgggaaataaaaaagccatcagaggtggaggaaatctcaatcccaagaaagtaacgaAGTGGACCAAGATCAGACATAGAAAACTGCTCACTGAGACGggccttgacaaaggcaatgtactcaagATCATCGccggtgatgatcatgtcatcaacatatagaagaagaagagtGCGACCACGAGCAGAAAGGTGAACAAACAGTGTTGGATCATGGACACTGGGTGAAAAACCAGCTGCAGTGACAAccgaggcaaaacgctcaaaccaggcacgcgggcttgcttaaggccatagagagagcgacgaagacgacagaccatgccatcaggaactgaatacccaggtggtggctgcatataaacttcctcacgcaactcaccattaagaaaagcattCTTAACGTCAAGCTGAGACACGGACCAGTGGCGAACAGAGGCCACGGCGAGAAGTGTgcgaacagtggtcatatgggccacaggagcaaaggtctcatcgtaatcacgaccatgctcctgctgaaagccacgagccacaagacgagctttataacgctcaagagaaccatcagagcgagtcttaatcttatagacccacttacaagtgatggggcAAACACAAGGAGGAAgagaaactagatcccatgtgccggtgcgttcaagagcagcaatctcctctgccatggcaaactgccattcaggatgaacaatagCATCTCGATAAGAAGCCGGCTCTACAACGGTCGAAAGACCATAGCGAGAAGGAGAATATCGATCAGGAGGTGGACAAGGCCGAGAACGAAGACCATAAGTCGgctgagaggaggaagacgacacatCAGAAGTAGAGGGCACATCAGTAGACTCATCCATAACACGTTGACGACGAGTATAATGGAAAGGAAAGGATGGGAGAGGTGGAATCACTGGAGGTGGAGACAGGCAATGTATtggtgatgaaggtggagaagaggaaggtatcggtgatgaaggtggtgattcATGCGATGAGGGAGGAAAAGAAACCATAGGAGAGGACGGTGTCGAATCTGCAATAGTGGGATGAGGAGTAGGAATACTGGAAACAAAGGGAGGTGTATCTGGAAAGGTAAGAAAAGAGATGTCCTCCATGGAAAAGGCCGAGGAGGATGGCCGAGGGTAGTAGGGACGAGACTCATCGAAGGTGACATCCCGGGAAATACGCATCCGGCGACTGGCAGGATCCCAAcaccgatagcccttatgctcatcactgtatccgagaaagacacactcaacagactgagcggtcagtttggtgcgttcacgaggggcaagcaaaacatagcaaacacaaccaaacaagcgaagcaccGAATAATCAGGAGAACGACCAGAAAGATGCTCAAGAGGAATACCACCCTGTAGAGCAGcagatggctgaatgttgatgagataggtggaagtgGTAACAGCCTCAGCCCAGaagtgaggcggaagagaggcaGCGATCATCATCGCACgtgccgtctcaagaaggtgacgatgcttgcgctcagccacaccattctgagcatgagcaccaggacaagagaactgagcaagagtaccctgctcagcaaggaatCCTCGCAGAGCATGGGAGATATACTCACCAGCTGAATCTGCACGGAAAACGCGAATAGGAGTAgaaaactgggtatgaaccatggcaacaaattttttgtatatagataagacctcactacggGAAGACATGAAATAGATCCATGTGTACCGAGAAAAATCATCTACAAAGATAATATAGTAACGATGACCCCTTTAGAAGTGAAGGGAgccggaccccaaacatcagagtgaACAAGATCAAAAGGGCGCTCGGACACTGACTCACTATGAGGATAAGGTAGCTGAATCTGCTTGCCAAGCCTACAACCTAGACAATCCAACGAAGCATTACCGGAGACAGACCCCAGAACACCGCGATGAACCAAAGAGGAGAGACGAGAACCACATAAATGGCCAAGACGATGATGCCACTGTTGAAAAGAGCTGGTAGATGCAGTAACAGGGGCTGTGAGACTGGcagcggtggcagcggagggaagacgaagccagtcaagctcccagAGACCATCAGAGCGTCGAGGGCCAGCACCAAGCAGAGCGCCCGTGTGACGATCCTGAACAGAACACGAATCAAAGTCGAGAATGACCCTACAACTAGAATCTACAATCTGACCACCAGATATGAgctgcatggtaagtcgaggaacatgagctaCAGAGGGAACATGAAATGAAGAAGTGCTAAGAGTGCCTCGACTTGCTACAGGGAGGGGAGTGCCATCAGCCGTAAGAACGCGAACAGGAGACTCGACAGGTCGAACAGAGGTCAAAGTGGAAGAATCATACGTCATATGAAAAGACGCTCCAGTATCAAGaatccatggggatgtacctgaatgGGTAGAAGGTGGTTTCTCATTGCCAGAAGAGTCAGTCACAGAATCTGCAGAAACTGTTGGTGAAGAATCCCAAGCATCAAGCAGGCAACGTAGTTGTGCAATCTCACGTGCAGACAGCGACAGGGCAGAGGTTGAGGTAGAAACACTTGTCGACGATGAGCAGTCACCACCCCCCATGAAAGCCGCATGTAAAGTCGACCGAGAGTAGCGAGTCGACCCAGAGCCGCATGTGGAAACCACTGGGGAAGTCGACACAGAGCGATCACCGCCGCGCACGAAAGCCGCGGGAGGAGTCGACGTGGGGCGACAATCACCAGGTGCGGAAGTCATGGAAAGAGTCGATGAAGAGCGACCATCACCATGCAGAGAAGCGGCCAGAGGAGGCGGTGCAGCTGCCGAAGGAGCTGATGTAGAGCGGCCAGCAGCACAAGTGGATGTCGCAAAAGGTGCCGATGTAGAGCGACAAACACCACCTCCAAGCGGGCGAGCACCAAGCACCGAGGAAAAGCGCATGTGCGAGATGGGATCAATATAAGGAACACCGTCAATAAACACCGGGCAGCGAGGGGGAGGCGTACCCGACGAAAGCATTGtgcctctcttttttttttcttttttttttacttttttttttcaCAACGACAGAACTTCAGGGCGTCAAGCCAGGGAGCCGAACGAAGCCCACCAGCAGCCCAAAGCAGAACGGAAGCAGGGAGCACACACACAGGCAGGTGGATCGATTCACGACCCTGCAGTCAACGCACACGAGTGTGAGATGGGTAACCGGCTCGGGAGAGCAGCAGGCGGCAATGGCGGCTGGCGCTCGACCAGATCGCGCGCGGGGCAAGAAGAAGGATGGACGGCGTCGGCCAGgccgggcgggcggcggcgacggcgcaccAGACGGGCGGGCCGCGGTGGCAGCACACCAAACGAAAGAGCGGGCGGCGAGATCAGAGACGAAGTGGAGCAAGCCGGCTGCTGGAGCAGTTGTTTCGATCCAGATCAGCCAGAGCGGCCCGATCGTGAGGAGCCTAGTCCTTTGGATATGCAATAGTTGGAGACGGAGTGGATCAAGCCTTGCAGATCGAGCGCCAGCCAAGTCCCGATCGGCAGCGGACTAAAAGCAGCCTGAACAACGGGGAGAAGGCAGCAGCGCTGGCCGGAAAAACAGCGGCGCGGCGTGGGATTAGATGGTAGCACGAGTTGCGCGTGCGAGAAAAAAGAACCtaagctctgataccatgttaggaatagCAACTTATCATTATCAGGAGGCAAAACGCCatcatatatacatgtacaggggAGGCCAAAGGCCAGAATGCAAAAGGCCAAAAGCCAACATAAATATAACTCTAACAACAAGCGACTGGACTTGGCATACTGAACATGAAATCGAGTAATGTTATATGCTAAGGTGCTGAACTACAGAAAGATGTTCCCAGTCGGATGAATATCAATGGTAAGGTAGGTCAAAAAGAGCAGGAAAATATCAAATAAGTGCTCACCATGATGGAGGATAAGTGGCTCAGAATGCAACATAGTTCCAATTCCATGTCCAACAAAACGCTCCACCACATGATAGCCATAGAAATAAGCAAGCTTACTGAAATAATTTGAAGAAAATTTAAAGATACGCGGCATCACAAATGTTCTTCAGAAAATCTCAGTACAAAGGTGCAGCAATGAAAAACTCGGCGATTTTTGCTTTTAAGAGTATCAGTGTTAGTCTAGTTTAGATTTAGTGCCATACTGGTTTTTATAAATTTAACACTTAGCTTACAATAGCAATAAAAGTGTTGTTGGTATTTAGGATTCACGGGTTCTGCACGAGTTTCACATGGAAATAGTTCAAACCTCACAGGAATCTAGGAAAATTCCCATCCTCCAAACGATATCTAGGATCTGGATGCCAAACAAGCACAACCCACCGACCAACGCATTTATACAGTAGATCTACATGTTTGGTGGAACTGCAGCGGTGAACAGTTTGCTCTATGCAACTTAAGGGCCTGTCTGGAACCAGGGATAGTTTGTTGTATGGTAAACCTAGGAAAATTTCCACATTCCAAGCATGTCTTTCACTGTTTCATATATTCTCTCAAATCAGCAAACATTTGCAAACCATCTTGTTTGAAAATTACCTAAGGTACCCAATACATAAGAGGCTGGTTGTACCTAAAATGGAAAGCAGATAATGAATGGTTGGGATTGAGCGGTGACGCCCACCCGCAATAATATGATGAAACAAGAAACCTGAAGTCATTTAGTCATAAGCAGTTTTACTAACGTTGCAAAAAAAAGCAGTTTTACTAACAGTTTATGCTGCCTCTTTGGTGGGATTTTTCCATGGGTAAAATTACTCAGTTGAgtattttatttttaaaaattgCAGTGCAAAGGGTTTTTTGTTAATAGAGTGCACGCCTAAACTCAGATCTACTGAAATGTAACCAACTCCTGAGGCAACATTTCAGGTCGAGTTTGGAAATGGAAAATTTGTAAGAACAGAAAACTGATTTTGCTCTGAAAGTTAGCTTCACAGGTTTTTCGAAGATAGTATGAAAACAAATTAGAGAGCTGAAAAATATCCTATATTAAGGGTTCATTCAGGTTGCAGGATTTCTAAATCAAAGGAATAGGAAAAGTAAAGGATTGGGATGCTCTCTCCACTTTAATCCTTACGAATTTTCCATGAGGTCTCACCTAATGCTAAGAATCGTTAGGAATTAAGCCAATATGGACACGATCCTAAGGAATCTAGTACCTTCATTCTTGTGAAACGAATGCcatacataggaaaaaaatcctatgggAATCCTCCAAAAATCCTGCAAACCTAATGAGCCCTAAGATTCAAGAACAAGGTCTTGTTTATCCATGATATTCTCTTCGGCGAATATTGACCAGTAAAATATGTATAAACAGATGCTTTTGTTGTCTAAGTtttcagaaagaatcaactaacAGGTAACGAACATAGTGTCATGTAGAAAAACTACCTTATCTTCTTGCCAATTTTTCTGTAGTTTACACCGTCCCTGCAGACAGAAATACCCTTCTCCAAGCATTCTTCAGCTGCCTGAACCCAATAAAGATCATTTGGTTTCATGTTTTCATGGACGAAAGAACTTTTTTTTCGATAAAAGAGAAGATAGTGTATCGCCCAACTGTAAAAAAGTCCTTTCAGAACATTAAGCCTCAAAATTAGATCTATAAAGTAGAACAAATACTACAGGGATTTGTTAAAATCCAACATGTCTTCGGATAAAAACACCGTAAAATTCACATTAGTGCAAACTGCTACTGAATGGCTATGTCCGTGGATGAAATACCTCACAAATCAATAATAGCTTACCTTTAGGAAATGCTTGATAGATTCGTCCGCTTCTCCGCATACAAATGTTCTGGAAGTTCCGCCATGGTACCCCTGAAAAGAATGGTACGAATCGCGTTAAAACTAGGGAATGTGTCAGTAAAATCCGACTCTATGCCAAACATACCAACGAAGTATATGCACAATCTTAGGAGAGAGAACTTACATTTAGGAACACATTTACATCAATATTTATGATGTCTCCATTCTGCAGTAGAAACAACATTTTTCATCCCAGAGTACATAGGcttgacagaaaaataaagaaagagagatgCAAATTTCATCCTACAGAACCTGCAGCTGTGTTGAATCAGGTAGTCCATGGCAGACACACTCATTTACTGATGTGCAGATACTTTTAGGAAATCCACCATAGCCAAGTGGAGAAGGATAAGCACCCGCCTCAACTATCATATGATGCACCGCCCTGTCGATTTCATTTGTAGTAACTGATGGCTGAAATGACGATGAAATAATGACTGTTATGAAGTGTACACTGCAGAGTCTTCAGATGATTTAGATATAAAAGGATTCTAGCTATCTATGGAAAAAATAATATACCTTAACCAATGTTCCCGCGAAGTCCAGTACACGGGCAGCAAGTTTGCAAGCAGCTCTCATCCCAGCGATACCTTCGGCGTTGTGTATTTGGCGAACTGCGGGTAGTTCTTGTGGTATGTTTGCACCCACATAAGAAGGTCTTGGAATGTGTTCTGGTACAggaagttggggatagacctttcCACGCCTCAAAGGCGGCCTCTTCTTCAACTTCCCTGAACTTTGCTCTTGTGTCCTTCAAATGTGTAAGGGTGTTTACAGAGTCATCAAATAAGAAACAGACTGGCTGACTTTAGAGCTACAGAGCAACTTACTCTAGATGTCACACCAAGATGAGTACCATCAAGTGCGAAATCTAAGGTCAGAGGAAATTCAGAACCTAGCTCCAAACCAATGGCTACGGCAATTGGTAAACCCTGACGACATGATAAAGAAGCGACAACAGAAGCTTAAGCACAGCGTAATAGTGACGAGAATCGTACTTTTGTAGCTCCATGAGCTCTTCTTCAACCCCATCCACCCAAGTAAGTCCGCCGGCCACGACAAAGCAGCGCTTTGGCGTTATTGCTTTACCTACAGCAGGACAGCAAAGAAGAATCAGCTACGAACCCTGCTGTAGTTTCAGCTCTGTTAATCCCATAACGTTTTTTTGGAGCAATAAACGGCTGTTGGTAGTAGAACGACCCACCCAAGCAATTAAGCTGAGCAGGCTCCTTACCAAAACAAGAAGAGGCCGTCCGAGGATCTCTTCGATTGATGGTGCACTTTGAGACGAACGGGGGAGCCGCCGGCAGGAGGAATGTGTGGGTTCCGGCCGGGCGGAGTGGTACTGGAACGCCGGAACATGACGCTCCAGGTGACATGGCGATGGGGATTCGCACGGCGTCGGTGGAGGCGTCGTGGTCGAGGAAACGGGGCCGGCGGCCGTGTTCGAGGAAGAGGAGACCGGCGGGTACAAGGGAGGAGGAAGAGTGCAGCGGAGACCGGAGAGAGGGGATGTGCGTTGAGGATGAGACGCCGCCGGGACCGGGAGGTTTCGGCTATGCGTGTTACATGACTGACGTCAGATTTTTGGCTTTCCGAGAGAACATCTTGATGGCCGTCGGATTGATGCACGAATCTTGAAGCAGTGGAGCGTTCCACATCATCCACAGCCACCTGTTCGTTTGAGCGCCCCCTCAGCTAAAAAAAAATGAAAGAATGGGTTATCCTCTTGTAAGTAGGACAAACAAAGAGCGTCACCAAGGACGTGCAAAAACAAAGAACAATGATCTATTAGTGGTGCAACATAAATCTAGGAGCGGAAGTCCCCTAGGCTCTCAACCTAGGGTTACACAGTCCTCCTGCGCCGCCGCCGTGAGAATCACAGTTGCCGTTTCCTCTCCTCGCGATCGGGCCCTATTGCTGCCTGCCGATCGGTCTCTTCGATCTTGGTTGCCGGGGGAGTCAGGGCATGTGAGAGGCGATCGGGAAGGATCACATAGGATGTCTTTGCTAGCGGACCCCAGTGGTTCGTCAGGGAAGAAACTAGAAGATCCCAGCGTTCTTCTGGAGAGGTTACACTTGGAAGAAGATGAACTTGATGATCTGATCTGGGAAGAGGAGGCAGATGGTCCAGAGGAAAAACCTAAGTGGCTCGCGCTTGCTAGGGTTCTGACAGAAAAGACCTTTGGACAGGGTGCTCTAATTGCCGACATGAGGGCGGCCTGGAATCCAGCAAAGGATGTGATATGGCGTCGAATTAATCCAAACTTGTTCTCTGTCTAGTTTAATTGTTTGGAAGATTGGAACAAAGCAATTCACCAGGGACCATGGGACTTCAAAGGCATGTCATTGATAATGGCGGAATATGACGGCTTCACGAAGCCTGAGAACGTCAAGCTGGACAAGATTGAAACATGGTGTCAGATCCATAGACTCCCAGATATGGTTCTGAAAAGGGAGAAAATCATGGAAAATATGGCTAAACGTATAGGGGAAGTCCAGGAGCTTCAGATAGTTTTACCAAGTGGTTTTGTTGGAGAATTCATACGGGTCAGAGTTAAGCTCGATGTAAATAAAAAACTAACCAGATTTGTTAGCTTCACGAAGGCCGGTGAGACGGAGTTCTATCAAGTGAAGTTTGAAAAGCTCCCAACCTTCTGCTTCATGTGTGGGATGCTCGGGCATTGGCACGAAGAGTGTGGTACGGGAGAGCATGCTGAGAAGGATATGGAATGGGGGACATTCATACTTGCAACTCAAAGAGGTCGGGGTGGACAAGGGCGAGGATCAGGCCATGGAACTGGCCGTGCGCCGGCAAAGGATGGAAGACCCGGGACGGTTTTGATGACCCATTTGACCCATCCGGTAGAGGAGGTGGCTTTGCAGGTCGAGGTCGTGGCCAGCATAGGGGCGGTCATGTCCAGCGAGATAAATAGGAGGGTGTTGGCAACAAACTAGCAAGGCTGGATCCAACTGTGAGTTGGAGTTTGAATGCGCGCAACAATGTTGTTGAACACACAACATCCACCACAATCCCAGACAATGTGAGCTTGGATGCGACTGTTGGTTCTCAGGATTTTCACATGGGAGATTTAAACATTCTAGGCAAGTGTTCTGCGGATGATACTGTACAAGTTGCAGCTGCTTCTGTGGAGACTGAATTAAAGGTGACTGAACAATCTGGAGCTGTTGTCCCATTCGGTAACACAACAAATATCGTGGAAAAGTTTGATGGAGATGATCCACCAGCAAGCTCTACATCTAGCTCACCACAGAAGAATGTGAACAAAAAGAAGTTTAAAGGTGATGATGGAGTGGCGATTGCAAAAACACCCATTGAGAGATCGGTGGCCTCCGCGGCGGAGGACCGCCGGGAGCAATGAAACTCCTAGCATGGAACTGTCATGGAATGCTTTCGCCCACGGCAGCTCAAGAGCTCCTGGACCTCCAAGGGCGTGTGAAAGCAGATGTGGTTTTCTTGACTGAATCACATTTGAATAAATCTAAGGCAATTGAGCTAAGAATAAAGTTAGGTTTTGATCTTTTTCATATAGTTGAGAGTGACGACCGCTCGGGTGGTCTTGTTCTTCTTTACAACCTTGCTAATGAAGTGGTTTTAAATTATTCGTCTCCAAACTTTATTGATGGACTAATAATGGATGGAAATGATGTTGCCTGGCGATTGACAGGGTTCTATGGAGAACCAAACTGGGACATGAAGCACCGGTCCTGGACGGCCTTGAGAGACCTGAACAACAAGGCTAATGGTCCTTGGATGATAATTGGGGATTTTAACGAAATTCTTTTATCTAGTGAGAAGGAAGGTGGGAATGTGAGACCAGAACAGTACCTGAAAAATTTCAGAGAGTGTGTTGAGGACTGTCAACTTCAAGAAACTATGTACATTGGAAACCCCTTCACTTGGAGCCGTGGAATTATTCAGGAGAGATTGGATCGTGGGCTATGTAATGATACATGGGCCACCAAGTTTCCCTATGCGGCAGTGGTTCATGAGCACCATGTGCACTCGGATCACAGGCTGCTTGTGCTTGATACAAACTATTTTGAGAAAGCCATGACACAGCAGCCTAGAGGAGAATGCAGATTTGAGGCGTACTGGCTACAGGAGGAAACAGTCGAGGAAGTGGTAAAACAGCATGGTTACATGTGCAGAATACTGGCGTTGGGCCAATTTTGGCGGATCGTACGAAAGTGGTGAAAAACAATCTGGTCCAGTGGGATACTGAGGTTCTCAAAAGCCCAAAAAAGAGAGTAAACAAACTTAAGAAAAAATGGGAAGGTTGAGGCGTGGAAAGCTAAACACTGAAACTAGACGTGAGATGAAAGAGCTTCAGATTCTTATCGAAAACATCCTGGATCAGGAGGAATTATACTGGCTGCAGCGAGGAAGAGCCAACTGGCTACTCCATGGTGACAGAAACACTTCTTTTTTCCACAAAGCAGCCTCGGCACGAAAGAAAAGAAAGTGTATCAAGAGATTGTTAGATGGTACGGGTGTGTGGAATTAAGATACAAAAGACCTTGCTGCAATTATAACTGGGTATTTTTCAGACCTATTTACTTCACAAGTTCAGGTGCCTAATTTGAATGTTCTGGATCGAGTACAGAGTAGGGTTACACCTGAGATGAATGCAACCTTGATGAGCCCATATATAGCAGATGAGGTGAGGAAGGTCCTATTTTCAATTGGTGATCTAAAGGCCCTGGGTCCAGATGGTTTACATGCTATTTTTTATAAGAGGTTCTGGCCCATGTTAGGGGATGACTTGATCATGGAACTATTACAGGCAGTTAATTCTCGAGTCATACCACAAGCATGGAACAATACAACCATTGTCATGATCCCAAAGGTTCAAACTCCGGAAAGAGTCACACAATTTAGACCTATCAGCTTGTGTAATGTAGTTTATAAGGTTATATCAAAAATGATTCCTGCCAGATTGAAACTGCTCCTAGAGATCATTAGTCTCACACAGAGCGCGTTTGTACCGGGGAGACTGATCACAGACAATGTCCTAATTGCATATGAAAGTTTGCACGCAATTAAGCAGAAGAAGGTTGGGATAGATGGTTCGTGTGCGgtgaaactgttggggaacgtagcagaaattcaaaattttcctacgcgtcaccaagatctatctatggagagaccagctacgagtagaaggagagtgcatctacatacccttgtagatcgctaagcggaagcgttcaagtgaacggggttgatggagtcgtactcgtcgtgattcagatcaccgatgatcctagtgccgaacggacggcacctccgcgttcaacacacgtacagctcgacgatgtctcccacgccttgatccagcaaggagagagggagaggttgaggaagactccatccagcagcagcacaacggcatggtggtgatggaggagcgtggcaatcctgcagggcttcgccaagcacctacgggagaggaggaggtgtcacgggagggagggaggcgccaagggctcaggtatggatgccctccctcccctccactatatataggggcaagggaga is a window encoding:
- the LOC123044706 gene encoding methionine aminopeptidase 1B, chloroplastic, coding for MSPGASCSGVPVPLRPAGTHTFLLPAAPPFVSKCTINRRDPRTASSCFGKAITPKRCFVVAGGLTWVDGVEEELMELQKTQEQSSGKLKKRPPLRRGKVYPQLPVPEHIPRPSYVGANIPQELPAVRQIHNAEGIAGMRAACKLAARVLDFAGTLVKPSVTTNEIDRAVHHMIVEAGAYPSPLGYGGFPKSICTSVNECVCHGLPDSTQLQNGDIINIDVNVFLNGYHGGTSRTFVCGEADESIKHFLKAAEECLEKGISVCRDGVNYRKIGKKISKLAYFYGYHVVERFVGHGIGTMLHSEPLILHHANENSGRMVEGQTFTIEPILTMDKAECVTWENGWTTVTADGSWAAQFEHTVLVTRTGVEILTKL